From Pongo pygmaeus isolate AG05252 chromosome 1, NHGRI_mPonPyg2-v2.0_pri, whole genome shotgun sequence, one genomic window encodes:
- the SDHB gene encoding succinate dehydrogenase [ubiquinone] iron-sulfur subunit, mitochondrial, producing MAAVVALSLRRRLPATTLGGACLQASRGTQTAAAAAPRIKKFAIYRWDPDKAGDKPHMQTYEVDLNKCGPMVLDALIKIKNEVDSTLTFRRSCREGICGSCAMNINGGNTLACTRRIDTNLNKVSKIYPLPHMYVIKDLVPDLSNFYAQYKSIEPYLKKKDESQEGKQQYLQSIEEREKLDGLYECILCACCSTSCPSYWWNGDKYLGPAVLMQAYRWMIDSRDDFTEERLAKLQDPFSLYRCHTIMNCTRTCPKGLNPGKAIAEIKKMMATYKEKKASV from the exons ATGGCGGCTGTGGTCGCACTCTCCTTGAGGCGGCGGTTACCGGCCACAACCCTTGGCGGAGCCTGCCTGCAG gccTCCCGAGGAACCCAGACAGCTGCAGCCGCAGCTCCCCGTATCAAGAAATTTGCCATCTATCGATGGGACCCAGACAAGGCTGGAGACAAACCTCATATGCAGACTTATGAAGTTGACCTTAATAA atGTGGCCCCATGGTATTAGATGCTTTAATCAAGATTAAGAATGAAGTTGACTCTACTTTGACCTTCCGAAGATCATGCAGAGAAG GCATCTGTGGCTCTTGTGCAATGAACATCAATGGAGGCAACACTCTAGCTTGCACCCGAAGGATTGACACCAACCTCAATAAGGTCTCAAAAATCTACCCTCTTCCACACATGTATGTGATAAAGGATCTTGTTCCC GATTTGAGCAACTTCTATGCACAATACAAATCCATTGAGCCTTATTTGAAGAAGAAGGATGAATCTCAGGAAGGCAAGCAGCAGTATCTGCAGTCCATAGAAGAGCGTGAGAAACTG GACGGGCTCTATGAGTGCATTCTCTGTGCCTGCTGTAGCACCAGCTGCCCCAGCTACTGGTGGAACGGAGACAAATATCTGGGGCCTGCAGTTCTTATGCAG GCCTATCGCTGGATGATTGACTCCAGAGACGACTTCACAGAGGAGCGCCTGGCCAAGCTGCAGGACCCATTCTCTCTATACCGCTGCCACACCATCATGAACTGCACAAGGACCTGTCCCAAG GGTCTGAATCCAGGGAAAGCTATTGCGGAGATCAAGAAAATGATGGCAACCTATAAGGAGAAGAAAGCTTCAGTTTAA